Proteins found in one Campylobacter suis genomic segment:
- the nhaD gene encoding sodium:proton antiporter NhaD translates to MKILSLMLLMFSALFGSGGEVGAMPDLTTTWVGILCFIVFLIGYYFIAAEEVYHINKAKPALFIGTFMFVLIGIYMVVNGMDVHPLNHEVNHLILEIAQIVFFLTVAMTFIEALIDRDVFNALKYNLVSKGYSYKKLFWLTGVIAFFLSPVADNLTTALILSTVLLTIDRENKPFLVSGAINIVVAANAGGAWSPFGDITTLMVWAAGKAPFVDFLALFPASIIGWVLTAWLLSLSVPEGSPHFDPTTEPKVAIKRGGKVIIYLGIFTIICAVLGHQLFHLPAMFGMLFGMSLLGIYTYIFKKIYKEEKPINLFHFMSKIENDTLMFFFGILSAVGALHFLGFLDYLIKLYDVFGLSAVNIAVGFVSAIVDNVPVMSAVLKSNPQMNLDQWLLVTLTAGIGGSMISFGSAAGVGVMGKLKGIYTFGAHMSQAWKVVAGYILSIVVWYIQFEILGLY, encoded by the coding sequence ATGAAAATTCTTTCACTTATGTTGCTGATGTTCTCAGCTCTTTTTGGCTCTGGCGGCGAGGTTGGTGCGATGCCCGATCTTACAACTACATGGGTAGGTATACTATGTTTTATCGTGTTTTTGATCGGATATTATTTTATCGCTGCGGAAGAGGTTTATCATATAAATAAAGCCAAACCAGCGCTATTTATAGGCACTTTTATGTTTGTGCTTATAGGAATTTATATGGTTGTAAATGGCATGGATGTTCATCCGCTAAATCATGAAGTAAATCATCTAATCCTTGAAATAGCTCAGATAGTATTTTTCCTAACGGTCGCGATGACATTTATCGAAGCTCTAATTGACAGAGATGTCTTTAACGCCTTAAAATACAACCTTGTATCAAAAGGATATAGCTACAAAAAACTATTTTGGCTAACTGGTGTTATCGCGTTTTTCTTAAGTCCAGTGGCAGATAACCTTACTACTGCACTCATTCTTTCGACCGTTCTTTTAACTATCGACCGAGAAAATAAACCATTTTTGGTCTCTGGCGCTATAAATATCGTGGTTGCAGCAAATGCTGGTGGCGCGTGGAGCCCTTTTGGTGATATAACTACACTTATGGTTTGGGCTGCTGGCAAGGCTCCATTTGTTGACTTCTTGGCGCTTTTTCCTGCTTCTATCATAGGCTGGGTGCTTACAGCGTGGCTACTTTCGCTTAGTGTTCCAGAGGGAAGCCCACACTTTGACCCTACCACAGAGCCAAAGGTCGCTATCAAAAGAGGTGGCAAAGTGATAATATATCTTGGTATTTTTACTATCATTTGTGCAGTCTTAGGACATCAGCTTTTCCATCTTCCAGCGATGTTTGGCATGCTTTTTGGTATGTCTTTACTTGGAATTTATACATATATCTTCAAGAAAATTTACAAAGAAGAAAAACCAATCAATTTGTTTCACTTTATGTCAAAGATAGAAAATGATACGCTGATGTTCTTCTTTGGTATCCTTTCTGCTGTTGGTGCACTACATTTTCTTGGGTTTTTGGACTATCTTATCAAGCTTTATGATGTGTTTGGACTTTCGGCGGTTAATATCGCAGTTGGCTTTGTTTCAGCTATCGTGGATAATGTTCCTGTTATGTCGGCAGTTCTTAAGTCAAACCCACAAATGAATTTAGATCAGTGGCTACTTGTTACTCTAACGGCAGGTATAGGTGGTTCGATGATAAGCTTTGGTTCAGCTGCTGGTGTTGGTGTTATGGGTAAGCTAAAGGGAATTTATACATTTGGTGCCCATATGTCACAAGCTTGGAAGGTCGTCGCTGGATATATACTTTCTATCGTGGTTTGGTATATTCAATTTGAAATTTTAGGATTGTATTAA